The stretch of DNA TCGTCGGTGACGATCATGCCGCCCTCTCCAACGGTCAGAAGCTTATAGGGATCGAGGCTGTAGGGGCCCCACTTTCCGAAGGTCCCAACGTACTTGCCCTTGTAGGTGGCGCCCATGGCCTGACAGGAATCCTCCAGGAGAGGCAGACCGTAGTCGTGACAGACCTTGGCTATGGCATCCATGTCCGCCGCCGCACCGAACATGTGGACCGGCATGACGGCCCTGGTCTTCTCGTTTATCAGAGATGCCACGGAGGCGGGATCCATATTGAGGCTCTCGTCGATATCGGCGAACACCGGCACGGCGCCGCACTCGGCCATGGCCTCCACCGTAGCGATGAAGGTGAAGGGCGAGGTTATGATCTGGTCGCCGGGCTTGATGCCCATGGCCTTGAGTCCAACGTAAAGGGAGGCGGTTCCGCTGCTGACCGCCAGGGCGAAACGGGATCCCACCATATCGGCGACGGCCTTTTCGAATTCCTCAACTTTGTATATGCCGTCACGGCAGTCGTTGAAGGAATAACGGTGAACCATCTTCCTGTTGATAACGTCGGCTACTGCATCTATCTCTCTCTGATCGAAAAACTCAAAACCGGGCATTTAAAAGGCCTCCTCATAAATAGATATGACTTGCTCCAGAGTTATGTCCCTAGGGTTGTTCTCCATAGGTCTGGCGACGGCCATGGCCCTTTTCGCCATGTCCTCGAAGTTCTCCGAGGCTATGCCGACCTCCAGCTCTCTCAGGTTCGTCGGCAGATCCAGATCGTGGACCAGCTCGTCCAGCCGATCGGCACACTCGACGGCCCTGTCGAAAAGCCCCTCCGAGTAATTAGGCCCGCACAGAAGCTCCGAGGCCCTGGCGAATTTCTCCGGCGCCGCCATGGCGTTGAACCGAACCACGTATGGAAGAAGCAGGGCGTTGGAAAGACCGTGCCCCACTCCGAAGACCGCACCCAGAGGGTATGCCATGGAATGGCAGGCGGTGACTCCGGCGTTGGCAAGGGCCACACCTCCGAAGAGGGCGGCAAGCATCATCTCGCTCCTGGCCTCGATATCGTTCCCGTTCAAGGCTGCGACCCTGAGGTATCTGCCAATCCTGGCTATTGCGGCCTCGGCCATCATGTCGCTGAAGGGAGATGCCTGGCGGCTGGTATAGGCCTCCAGGGCGTGGGCCAAAGCATCCATGCCTGTCTCGGCTGTGACCTTTCGGGGCATGGATAGGGTGAGCTCCGGGTCCAACAGGCTGCAGTCCGGATATAGGTAGTCCGAGTTTATTCCGCCCTTGACTCCGTCGCTTTTGCGAATCAACACGGCGGTGAAGGTGACCTCAGAACCGGTACCGGCGGTGGTGGGGATCACGATCTTGGGAAGACCGGGCTTCTTGACCAGCCCCAGTCCCTGATAGGCCCCGGCGGAACCCTCGTTGGTTGCCAGAACGCTGACAGCCTTGGCCACGTCCATGGAGCTTCCTCCTCCCAGCCCCACGACGAGGTCGCATCCTGTGGATTTGAGCCGGTCCGCCGCCAAGTCGACCGTCTCCACCGACGGCTCGGGCTCCACTTGGGAGAACGTCTCTACGGAAAGGCCAGCCTCCTCCAGATAGGAGGTTATACGTTCAGCCGTTCCTATGGAGACCATTGTCTCGTCGGTCACCAACATAACCTTGGAGGCTCCTAGAACCTTCGCCTTTTCCCCTACCGTAGCCGACACTCCGGCACCGAAGGAGATCTTTCCAGCCATGAACATATCGAAATTCATTCGTCCTCTACCTCCCGAAGATATCTCTCTAAGGACTTTACGTCCTCCATCGTGTCTATCTCTATGGTGTCCCTGTAGGTTTCCACGCACCTGATGGGGTATCCCCTCTCGAGGACCCGAAGCATCTCCAGGCTCTCGGAGCGCTCCAGTTCGGTCTGATCCCAGCTGGAAAAACGCAGAAGAAAGTCTCTCCTATATGCGTAGGGCCCTATGTGCTTGTAGCAGGCAGCCTCTCCGACTCTACGGTACGGTATAGGAGAACGGCTGAAATATAGGGCGTTTCCCTTTTTATCGAAGACCATCTTCACTATGTCGGGCGAGTCGACCTCCTCGGGCCGCTCTATTCTCTTGGCCAGCACGGCGAGGGGCACCGAGGGGTCGCCCTTGAGGGCTTTCATCAGAGGGTCCACCATCTCCGGCCCAACCAGGGGGTCGTCTCCCTGGATGTTCAGCACGTATCTGGACTCTATTCGCTCCGCCACGTAGGCCACCCGATCCCCTCCGGATGGGAGATCCTTCGGGGTCATCATGGCCTCCCCTCCCCAGTCCTCGACGACCGAAGCGATCCTCTCGTCGTCGGTAGCCACCAGGGTCCTGTCTACGCCACGGCACCTCAGGGCGTTGCGAAGCACCCTGATCACCAGGGGGACCCCTCCTATCTCCATCAGGGGCTTGGCCGGAAGCCTCGTGCTGCCGTACCGAGCCGGTATCACCGCCAGGGTCTCGATCAAATCTCTCACCTCCATCTTTTTTCCTTTCACGTAGAAGTATCACAGACTAGGGGCGATAGTGGCACGAATAAAACGTTCGAGATGGGTTACAATGACTCGGTAGGGAGAGAAATTACGTTGAAGAAGGAGCGAGGATTATGATAGAGAAAGTCGACCTGAATAATTTTGGCCCTCTGAAACACCTGCATTGGCCCGATCTAGGAAAGATAAACCTGGTCATAGGCGAAAACGGCAGGGGGAAGACCTTCCTCTTGAAGGCCCTTTACAGCGCCATCCGCTCCATAGAGATGTCCGGACGAGGCGACGACAGACAGTCCTCACTGGCGGATCTGCTTGCCCGCAAGCTACACTGGACGTTCCAGGCCGAAAAGATCGGCGATCTGGTGACGAAGGGGAGCGACGAAAAACTTCGGATGAGAGCCATCATAGACGGGGACGAGCTGGAATATTCCTTCGGCAAGGACACCACCAAACAGATAACTAAGATAGGCTGGGAAGGCTCCTTCAGAAAGAACAATTCAATATTCATCCCGGCGAAAGAGCTCCTGTCCATCCATCACGTCGTTCTTCGGTCTAGAGAGGTAGACCAGGTTTTCGGTTTCGACGATACCTATTTCGATCTGGCCAAGGTCCTCTCTATAAAACCGACTAGGGGAAAAAACTTCACCGAATTCGCCCAATCCAGAGAAAACCTGAAAGGAATATTAGGGGGACGGGTTGAATACGACGACGAGGCTCAACGCTGGTCGTTCAAGGTCGGCAACGAGAAGTTCGCAATAGGGACAACAGCGGAGGGGATAAAAAAGATAGCCATTTTGGACATCCTTTTGGGAAATCGTTATCTCTCTCCAGGATCGGTGGTCTTCATAGACGAGGTTGAGGCCGCCATGCATCCCAAAGCCATATCTGATTTCTTGGATATCTTGGCCGTTTTGGCCGATCGAGGTATTCAGTTTTTTCTCGCGACCCATTCGTACTTCGTGCTTAAAAAGACACTCCTGATGAGTAGAAAGAAGAGGATGTCGATTCCGGTCATGTCTATCTCCGAATCCGGCTGTAGCTCGGCAAACCTAATCGATGGTATGCCGGACAACCCGATAGTGGACGAATCCATCCGGCTGTATCAGGAACAGGTGGAAATGAGCCTATCATGACCGCCTCCAACGACACCCTGACGATAGAGGAATCGGGCATATCTTTTGGGCCTTTCGATCCGGAGCTCGTTTACCCGATAGAGAATAGCGCCCTCTACGAGAAGACAAACCAAAAAAACGGGAAAGTCCAAATAGCGGAGTTCATACTGCTTAAGGACGTGGATAAGTCGACATCGAAAGCCAAATTTATGTGGATGGTGGAGGCTAAATCCTCAAGCCCCGCCCCGAAGGACGACTCCTCAAAAAGACTGGAAAGTCCTTTTGAGGTTTACATGGAGAAGGTGACGAGTAAACTCAGCAATACCCTTCAGCTTTTGATCTCCGGGGCAATAGAGATCAAGATAGTTTTAGTCATCAAAGACCATCCTCTGGAATGGCTCGAGCCCATCAGCGACAGTTTAAAGAAAAAACTAGCCCCTTTCGCCCGGATATGGCGGGTAAAGAGCGAGAACGTGGTCGTCATCAACGAAGAGATGGCTAAAAAATTCGGCTTAGCGAGCTCAGTTCCTTAAGATTAAACGAAACAGGACGGTTACCCATTATTTGAGTAGCCGTCCTGATATAACAACACTCTACATACAGTTCGGTATATGGCGGTTAGAGTCCAAAAATCAGAACGTCAGTTTCTTGAACCTCTCTATCTGTTCCTTTATGGCTACCTCGGTGGGCAGTCGCTCCATGCTGCTGGCTCCGTAGAAACCGTTGATACCGGTGCATCTCTCGAGAACGTACTGGGCGTCGTCGGGCATGGCTATAGGGCCTCCGTGACAGAGCACTATGACGTCCTCACGGACCTCTCGGGCGGCTGCGGCCCACCGGTCGATCAGCCCGACGCAGTCGTCCAGGGTCTTGGAGGTTTTCGCGCCTATGGATCCCTTCGTGGTCAATCCCATGTGACAGACTATTATATCCGCCCCGGCCTCGGTCATAGCCACAGCGTCCTCGGCGCTGAACACGTAGGGAGTGGTCAGGAAGCCCGCCTGAGAGGCCTTACGGATAGCCTCCACCTCCAGGGCGTAGCCCATGCCGGTCTCCTCCAGGTTCTGACGGAAGACGCCGTCTATGAGCCCTACGGTCGGGAAGTTCTGTACCCCTACGAATCCCAGGTCCTCCAGCTCACGGAAGAACATATCCCATATGACGAAGGGATCGGTGCCGTTGATGCCAGCCAACACCGGGGTGGATCGAACCACCGGAAGGACCTCGTAGGCCATCTCCTTGACTATCTCGTTGGCGTTGCCGTAGGCCATGAGCCCCGCCAGGGAGCCTCGTCCCGCCATGCGGTACCGTCCGGAGTTGTATATGACTATGAGGTCGATCCCTCCGGCCTCCTCCCACTTGGCGGAGATCCCCGTTCCAGCGCCACCTCCCACTATGGGGTTGCCCTCGGCGATCATGCTACGGAAACCCCTCATGAGTTCTTCCCTTTTCTCGACAAGTTTCACCGTAAAACCTCCTCTTTATTCGGATATTTCCCTGAAGTTATCCACAAGTGCCTGGGCGAACTCCCTGTCGTTGACGTGATAGGGAAGCCTCAGAAGTTTTTTGGCCTCGGTCTGGACGAATGTATCCTCCAAGGCGGAGAAGAGCGCCTCGTCCGCCTCCGGATCGTAGAAGGGCATTCCCGGGGCGTCTATCATGGAGACTCCCTTCTCGGGCAATAGGAAGCGGACCGGCCCGGTTAGGCGGTTGAGTTTTTCGCCTATCCATCTTCCCATGGTCCGGTTCTCCTCGGCGGTGGTCCGCATCAAGGTCACCTGAGGATTGTGGACGTACAGGTTGCGCTCCGAGTATCTCTCCGGAACGGTGTCCATCGGGCCGAAGTTGACCATGTCCTGGGCCCCTACGGAACCGACGTAGGGTATGCCGGTCCTTATGAAGGCACCCAGGCGATCCTCTCCGGCGGAGAGGACTCCTCCCATGAGGTGGTCGCATATCTCCGTCAAGGTGACGTCTATAACCGAGGTCATCATTCCCGAGTCGACCAGCTTCTCGAGCGACATGCCGCCCGTTCCGGTAGCGTGGAAGACCATGCATTCGTATTCGTCGCCTATTATCTCCCTTATGGTCTCGACGCAGGGGGTGGTGACCCCGAACATGGACAGCCCCAAAAGCGGTCTCTCTCCGGCGGCCTCCGGAATAGCCCGGGTCATCATCCCAGCCAGGCCGTGGGCCGCGTTGCCTATAACCCTTCGGGAGATCGGGTTCAGACCTGCTATATCGGTTACGGAATATACCATGCAGATGTCGTTGGGACCCACGTAGGGGGACACGTCTCCCGATCCCATGGTGGAGACCATCATCCTGGGAGTTCCTATGGGCAGCACTCTCATACCCTGGGTGACCAGAGAGGTGTTGCCGCTTCCTCCCATTCCCAGAACCCCTCCGACGTCGTCCCGACTGAGCAGAAATCTCTCCAGGGCGACTCCCATGGCGGACACGGTTTTACCCCGATCGGTAGGATCTGCGAGAAAATCCGCTCCCTCCGGGTGGAACGACGCTACCTCCCGATTCGTGACGTCCACCGGGAAACCGTGTTCCATGCTGCCGACGTCCACCAGCACGGTCTCGATTCCGGCCTGGTCTATCAACCTCCTGCCGTAGTCAAGTTCGGCGAATTTGGTGTCGCAGGTACCGATGATGAAGGCTTTCTTCAATCTCTATCCCTCCTTCTACATGTAGGAAACATGGCTGAATAAACGCAATGGACCTTTACATTCCACGATCATGATACCACCAAACCCGTCGGGGCCGTCCGAGATAAACCATGACATTTCTTTACGGACCAAGAGTTCCTTTGCGAGTATTATATGAGTCGAATACGGACAAGAGGAGATGATCCCTTCATGATCGATAGAGTGACCGTTCGCCTGATCGCCGCTGTGGCGACGGTGGCGATAGCGGCGGGGGCCGCATCGGCGGAGACCAGGATACTTACGCTGGAGGACTGTCTAAAGATGGCCTCCACACACCCGGACCTGATATCCGCGGAGGGCGACCTGGACGCGGCCAGGGCCAGGGTGTCCGGCTCTGCCTCCGGCTGGAGGACCACCATATCGGGTTCGGACCAGTACAGCCGCTCCGAGGGAGACGACGGAGGGCACTCCGGATCGGTGGGACTGACCCAGCGTATATTCGACTCGGGGCAGACCAGGCTCGCGGTACAGGCCAGCAGGGAGGGGATGATGTCCACCGAGGCGGACGGCATCTCCACCCTTCAGGGGCTCAGATATTCCATAGTCGAGGCCTACTGCGACCTGCTGGACTCTCTGGAGGCCCGGTCGATCGCCGAGGAGATAGTCGAACAGGACGTCAAACATCTGGAGATAGCCAAGGGTTTCTACGACGTCGGGGAGAAGGCCCTGATAGACGTCACCCAGGCCAGGGTCAACCTGAGCAAGGCCCAGCTCGACCTGGTGAAGGCCAATCACTCCGTGGAGCTGGCGAGGCAGCAGTTGAACCACTCGATGGGCCGTCCGAACATTGAGCCCTACGAGATAGCGGACCTGGCGCCGGAACGCCGTCCGGTGGAGACCCTCGCAGAGGCCATATCGACGGCCATGGCGGAACATCCGAACCTAAAGTCCTACGGCCACTCTGTGGCCAAGGCCAAGAGCTCTCTGAAGCTGGCCGCCAGAGGGCTGTCCCCCACGATAAGCGCGACCGGAGGCTTTTCCTGGAACGGAGACGCTCCTTTCGAGAACGGCGAATGGTCCGTAAGCGTCAAGGGAACCGTTCCAATATCGGACGGAGGCCAGACCGCGGCGGACACCGACGAGGCCAGAGGCAACCTCAAGTCCGCCGAGGCGAAGGCCGAGTCGGAACGACAGAAGGTGGAGCTTGCTGTTAGAAAGGCCTGGCTGGCGCTGGACGAGGCGGACCAGAGCGTGACGGTGGCAAAAGAGACGGTGGAACAGGCGGAGGCGAACCTGAAGCTGGCCAACGGACGATACGAGGTGGGAGAGGGAAGCCCCACCGAGGTGGCCGACGCAGTGACGACCTACGGAGAGGCGAAACGATCCCTCTCTCAGGCCAGATACGACAGGGAGACAGCTCTGGCCGCTCTGAAACAGGCCATGGGGAGGATGTAGGATCATGAAGAAGCTATTTGCACTGGTTCTGATCGCGGCGATCGGAGCGGGAATCTGGTGGTATAGAGGAGACGGAGAGAAACAGAGGGTATCCTACAGGACCGAGTCGCTTAAAAGGGGCGACATGGTGAAGACGGTGTCCGCCACAGGGACGCTGGAGGCGATAAACACCGTTCTGGTCGGGAGCCAGGTGTCGGGCAACCTCTCGGAGGTGCTGGTGGACTACAACGACGAGGTGACCAAGGGACAACTTCTGGCCAGAATAGACCCCACTCTGTTTCAGGCGAGCGTGGACAAGGCCAAGGCGGCGCTTCTGACCGCCCAGGCCGACCTGGCCGAGGGTAAAGCCTCTCTGGCCCACGCAAACAGGGCCCTGGCGAGAAAGAAAGAGCTGGTGGGACGGAACCTTATAGCCAAGGTGGATCTGGACGACGCGGAGCTCTCGGTTGCGACGGCCAGGGCCACTCTGAGGGCTCTGGAGGGCAAGGTGGCCCAGGCCAGGGCGGCACTGAGCAGTTCAGAGATAGATCTGGCCCACACGGAGATAGTGTCCCCCATAAACGGTGTGGTCACGGCCAAGGAGGTGGACGAGGGACAGACGGTGGCGGCCAGTTTGTCCGCCCCGGAGCTCTTCACCATAGCGGAGGACCTGAGACGCATGAGGGTCGAGGCCGACATAGACGAGGCCGACATCGGATCGGTGAAGAAAGGTCAGGACGTGTCCTTCACCGTGGACGCCTACCCAAATAGAACCTTCTCCGGCAAGGTGGACAGGATCAGGCTGGCTCCTACGGAGACGGACAACGTCGTCACCTACACGGTGGAGATAGGGGTCTCCAACAACGACCTCTCCCTCTATCCGGGCATGACGGCGGAGGTGGCGGTGGTGACGGACCGTCGAGAGAACGTGCTAATGGCTCCGTCCGCCGCCCTCAGGGTGGACATACCCACACCGGAAGGAGAGCACCAGGGCGGGTCCATCAACGGCAGCGGCGTACTATTCACACTGTCCGGCGACAGTCCCGTTCCCGTACCGGTGAAGACCGGTCTGGCGGAAAACAGATGGGTTCAGGTTTCCGGAGAGGTGTCCGAGGAGACCCAGGTGGTGGTCGAGGTGACCTCCGATGGATCGTCGGATAAGAAGGGGGGCGGACTCTTTGGATCAGGCCCTGGTAGACGTCCGTGATCTGAGGAAAAGTTACGTCCTGGGAAGCCAGGAGGTCCACGCCCTTCAGGGGGTCAGCTTCAAGGTGGACCGGGGCGAGTTCGCCGCCATAATGGGGCCCTCAGGCTCGGGGAAGTCCACCATGATGAACATGCTGGGCTGTCTGGACGTGCCGACATCCGGAAGCTACGTTCTGGACGGCAGGGACGTGGCGGAGATGAAACCGGACGAGCTGGCCCACGTCAGGCGCGACTCCATCGGCTTCGTATTCCAGGGCTTCAACCTGCTCTCACGGACCAGCGCCCTGGAGAACGTGGAGCTACCCATGGTCTACGCCGGGGTGTCCCCTTCGGAACGCCACAGGAGGGCCGCCGAGTCGTTGGACCTGGTGGGACTGGGAGACAGGATGGATCACATGCCTCACCAGATGTCCGGAGGACAGCAGCAGAGGGTGGCCATAGCCAGGGCCCTGGTAAACCGGGCTCCTCTGATACTGGCCGACGAGCCCACGGGGAACCTGGACAGCGCCAACAGCGAGGAGATAATGAGGCTTTTCAGGACCCTCAACGACGAGCAGGGGATCACGGTAATACTGATAACCCACGAGCCCGACATGGCGGTGTTCGCTAGGAGGGTGATAACCTTCAGAGACGGCAGACTCGTCGAGGACAGGAGGCAGGAATCGTGATATCCCCTATCCAGACCGCCCATATAGCCACCAAGGCCCTGTGGGCCAACAAGATGAGGTCAGCCCTGACCGTGCTGGGCATAGTGATAGGCGTGGTGGCGGTGATCATAATGTTCGCCGTAGGGACGGGGGCCAGGGAGGAGATATCGGCAAAGATGAACTCCCTGGGGAGCAACATGCTCTTCATACGACCCGACGTGTTCCGTACCGGAGGGGTTCGGTCCGGCTCGGTCCAGACGCTGAACGTCAAGGACGCCGAGGCGATAGGGATCGAGTGTCCCTCTGTGACGGCGGTGGCCCCTGTGGTGAACTTCTCCGCCCAGGTGGTACAGGGCAACACGAACTGGTCCACCAGGATAACCGGGACCACCGGCCCGTTCCTCACGGTCAAGGACTGGGAGATCGAGGACGGACGGAACTTCACCTCCACCGAGGAGAGAGGGGCCGCCAAGGTGTGCCTTCTCGGAGAGACCGTGGCGGACGAGCTTTTCGGTTCGGCTGACCCCATAGGTGCGTCGGTCCGGATAGGGAAGGTTCCCTTCAAGGTGATAGGCCTGCTGAAGAGCAAGGGAGAGTCCATGATGGGAGACGAGGACGACATAGTCCTGGTTCCCTTCACCACCGCCAGGAAGAGGCTGTCCCCCTCCAGGACACCCGGTCGGGTGGGGTCGATATTCGTAAAGTCGTCCTCCCCCGAAAGGCTCAACGCCGCCCAGAAGGAGATAGAGGCGCTGCTCCGGCAGAGGCACAGGATAAAGGAGGGCGAAGAGGACGATTTCAGAGTGCAGAACGTCACTCAGATGGTCGAGGCTACCAAGTCCGCCACGGGTGTTATGACCATGCTATTAACCGCTGTGGCGTCTGTCTCTCTTTTGGTGGGAGGCATAGGTATAATGAATATAATGCTGGTCTCCGTCACCGAGAGGACCAGGGAGATAGGCATAAGGATGGCGGTAGGAGCCACCGCCACGGACATAAGGATCCAGTTCATGACGGAGGCGCTGCTTCTGTCTCTGATAGGCGGTCTGGTAGGGGTTGCCCTGGGCTGGGGAGGAGCCCTCTCCATAACCAAGGTCACCGGCTGGAACACCTCCGTGCCGGTCTTCGCGGTGGTTCTGGCTGTAGGGGTGTCCGCCGCGACGGGGATGTTCTTCGGCTACTACCCGGCGGCCAAGGCAGCAAGGCTGAACCCCATAGACGCTCTGAGACACGAATAAAACCAGCTCCGTAGAAAAGGAAGGGAGGTCCATGTCATGACGCTCGACCGAGATGAAAAAGACGGCGATACCGCCCATGGAAAAATCGCCGTCGGCCAGGTATGGACCAAAAGCCTGATCTCCGTCTCGAAAATTCCCGGCGTGGACTTCACGGTGAACCCCTACGTGGGATGCCCCCACAAATGTATATACTGCTACGCCGAGTTCATAAAGCAGCACACCGACCACACCGAGGATTGGGGCGACTTCGTGGACCTCAAGAGGTGTCACGCCAGGCTCCCCTACAAGAAGATGCAGGGAAAGACCGTGGTGATGTGTTCCTCCACCGACGGCTACAACCCGCTGGAACTTCGCTTCGAGGCCACCAGAGAGATACTGGAGGACATGGTCTTCAGCCAGTGCGATTTCGACCTTATGATACTGACCAAGGGATACGCGGTGGTCCGAGACATAGATCTGCTTTTGAAGCTGAAGGCCAAGGTGGGAATCTCGATGAACTCTCTGGACGAATCGTTCAGAGTTAAGGCGGAGCCCAGGGCCTCCTCGGTAAGGAAAAGACTGGAGGCCCTCAGGCTGCTGAGAGAGGCGGGGCTCGAGACCTGGATCTTCATGTCCCCCATCTTTCCGGGAATAACCGACTTCAGGGCAGTGATCGATGCGACCAGACCCTGGACCTGCGAGTACGGTTTCGAGAACCTGAAGTTGAACGGCCCCTTCAGGCCCAGGGTGCTGGAGATGATACGGAGGGAATATCCCGAACTGATCCCGCTGTATCGCCGAATCTTCGTGGAAAAAGACTACGGCTACTGGGACGAGCTCTCATGGGAGATCCGCTCCCACTGCAGAAAACTGGGACTCAGGTTCGGGGTATATTTCTGAAAACCATAAAACACATCGGATTTTTTCGTCAGTAAAACGACCTACACGGCGCACTCCCAGTCCTGCGCCTTCTCCTGGGCCTCCCACAATTCGCTGTAGAGACCACCCTTTTTGAGCAGATCGTCGTGTTTTCCCGTCTCAACTATCCTGCCGTCCTTCAACACCACTATTCTGTCGGCGTTTCGGATCGTCTTGAGATGATGGGCTATTACCACCACCGTCTTGCTGGCGGTCAGGTTGTCTATAGCCCTCTGTATCTTGACCTCGTTTATCGGGTCCAGGCCGCTTGTCATCTCGTCCAGAATCACCAGAGGAGCGTCCCTGAGCAGTGCCCGGGCTATGGAGATCCTCTGTCTCTGTCCACCGGAGAGACCCACTCCGTTCTCCCCCACCGGGGTATCGTAGCCCTTGGGCAGTCCAGCTATGAAGTCGTGTATCATGGCCTTCTTGGCGGCCTCCACGACTTCCTCCCTGGAGGCGTTTCTTCTGCCTATCCGGATGTTCTCGAAGATGGTGTCCTCGAAGAGAATCACGTTCTGCATCACGACGCTGACGTTGAACAGAAAGTCGTCGTAGTCGATTTCCCTTATGTCCACTCCTCCCGCCAGTATCCGACCCTTCCTCACGTCCCAGAACCGGAGGATGAGGTTGGCGATGGTGCTCTTACCCCCTCCGGACGGACCTACCAGGGCGATCAGAGAGTTGCCCTCCACGTCCAGGTCCACGTTCTTTAGCTCGAAGTCCTCCTTGCCGTAGGAGAAGTCGACGTTTTGAAAACGAAGGTCCATTCCGACGGGACTCTTTCTACGGGATGCCGGTTTTATGGTGGGAGCGTTCAAAACCTTGGAGATTCTGCCGTAACTGTCCTTCCCCTTTATGAAATTGATCCAGTAGTTCTCAAGCTCGGCAAAGGGCCGGTAGAACTCTCGGCTGAGGACGACGAACAGGATGTAGTCGAAGACCTCCGCCTTGCCTCCGAAGACCAGCAGGGCCCCCACCGTCACCATAACGCCGTAGGACAGGTCCAAAAAGAGAAAATATCTGCCCATATATCCTGCGATCGATCGGGATATGGCTTTGCTGCTTTCGCCGAATTTCAACATGCTATTTCCGAGCTTCTTCTCGAAGGACGAGCTTGCACCGAAGGCCTTAACCAGAGGGATCCCCTTGGTGTACTCGACGAAGAGACTGACCATGTCGGCCAGGTCGTTCTGGGTCTCTTTCTGCAATCTACCGCTGGACTCGATCCCGGAATACATCACGAACAAAGCGACAGGGATCAGTGACACCATGGCCAACCCCATTCTCCAGTCCACGTAGAAGAGTCCGCCTCCCACGATCGCCGCTACGACGATGCTGCTGACCGTCTTGGACCAGAAGTGGACCACCACCGGCTGAAGGTTTCCCACGTCTTTCTGGATAACCGTGTTAAGCTCTCCTATTCTTTCATCTGTGTAGAACCCCAGATAGATCCTCTTCATGGTGCGGATGAGCCTCTCCCTGACTGTCGCGACCGTGTCGAAACCGGCCTGATGCTGGGCTATCTCCGCCACCAGGTTGGCGACTCCCTTGGCCACGAACAACCCGACGAGCTCGAAGGCGAAACGCCACAAATCCAAGGGCATTCCCATGCCTACCTGTCTGAGTCCGTCCAGAGCTACCATGGTTATCCCCACGTTTAAAAGGGATCCCACTGTGAAGGACGCCATGGCCAGCGACATACACAGTTTAGACTCCCCGGTCAGATCCTTTATCAAAGCCGCTAACATGCCTTCGCCTCCTCTTTCAATCTCCACCGATCAGCATCGATCCGGGAGTCGAACATCTCCCGGTAGAGACGACTGGTCTTCAGCAGCTCGTCGTGGGAGCCTTTGCTCTCCACCCTGCCGTCCTCCATCACAACTATCGAATCGGCGTTCCTGACGGCCTTCAGGTTATGGGCTATTACTATGACCGTTTTCTCCTTCGTCAGGCTGTCCAAGGCCATCTGAATGAGGTGCTCGTTGTAGGGATCTATGGCGGCGGTGGCCTCGTCCAGAATGACGATGGGGGTGTCCTTCAATATCATTCTGGCTATGGATATCCTCTGTTTCTCCCCGCCGGACAGCCTGGATCCTCCCTCGCCGACCACGGTGTCATATCCGTCGG from Dethiosulfovibrio russensis encodes:
- a CDS encoding DegT/DnrJ/EryC1/StrS family aminotransferase, producing MPGFEFFDQREIDAVADVINRKMVHRYSFNDCRDGIYKVEEFEKAVADMVGSRFALAVSSGTASLYVGLKAMGIKPGDQIITSPFTFIATVEAMAECGAVPVFADIDESLNMDPASVASLINEKTRAVMPVHMFGAAADMDAIAKVCHDYGLPLLEDSCQAMGATYKGKYVGTFGKWGPYSLDPYKLLTVGEGGMIVTDDEELYRVMEYAHDHGHVHDKSIDRGAERKSGLGMNFRMSEIQGAIGVVQVEKMPGAIKTLRENKAKVLEAVGSVPGLVRRSFPDPDGEIATQLVYILPDGESAKRFQAASAEAGVGCGILSGNSWHYAKHWDSLREWGRCARAHGMDVPFYRPVDMEVTEGILCRAVVYGIGVTASDESLETMAKAIKAGAVAA
- a CDS encoding iron-containing alcohol dehydrogenase, with amino-acid sequence MNFDMFMAGKISFGAGVSATVGEKAKVLGASKVMLVTDETMVSIGTAERITSYLEEAGLSVETFSQVEPEPSVETVDLAADRLKSTGCDLVVGLGGGSSMDVAKAVSVLATNEGSAGAYQGLGLVKKPGLPKIVIPTTAGTGSEVTFTAVLIRKSDGVKGGINSDYLYPDCSLLDPELTLSMPRKVTAETGMDALAHALEAYTSRQASPFSDMMAEAAIARIGRYLRVAALNGNDIEARSEMMLAALFGGVALANAGVTACHSMAYPLGAVFGVGHGLSNALLLPYVVRFNAMAAPEKFARASELLCGPNYSEGLFDRAVECADRLDELVHDLDLPTNLRELEVGIASENFEDMAKRAMAVARPMENNPRDITLEQVISIYEEAF
- the kdsB gene encoding 3-deoxy-manno-octulosonate cytidylyltransferase; translated protein: MIETLAVIPARYGSTRLPAKPLMEIGGVPLVIRVLRNALRCRGVDRTLVATDDERIASVVEDWGGEAMMTPKDLPSGGDRVAYVAERIESRYVLNIQGDDPLVGPEMVDPLMKALKGDPSVPLAVLAKRIERPEEVDSPDIVKMVFDKKGNALYFSRSPIPYRRVGEAACYKHIGPYAYRRDFLLRFSSWDQTELERSESLEMLRVLERGYPIRCVETYRDTIEIDTMEDVKSLERYLREVEDE
- a CDS encoding ATP-binding protein, which produces MIEKVDLNNFGPLKHLHWPDLGKINLVIGENGRGKTFLLKALYSAIRSIEMSGRGDDRQSSLADLLARKLHWTFQAEKIGDLVTKGSDEKLRMRAIIDGDELEYSFGKDTTKQITKIGWEGSFRKNNSIFIPAKELLSIHHVVLRSREVDQVFGFDDTYFDLAKVLSIKPTRGKNFTEFAQSRENLKGILGGRVEYDDEAQRWSFKVGNEKFAIGTTAEGIKKIAILDILLGNRYLSPGSVVFIDEVEAAMHPKAISDFLDILAVLADRGIQFFLATHSYFVLKKTLLMSRKKRMSIPVMSISESGCSSANLIDGMPDNPIVDESIRLYQEQVEMSLS
- a CDS encoding phosphoenolpyruvate hydrolase family protein codes for the protein MKLVEKREELMRGFRSMIAEGNPIVGGGAGTGISAKWEEAGGIDLIVIYNSGRYRMAGRGSLAGLMAYGNANEIVKEMAYEVLPVVRSTPVLAGINGTDPFVIWDMFFRELEDLGFVGVQNFPTVGLIDGVFRQNLEETGMGYALEVEAIRKASQAGFLTTPYVFSAEDAVAMTEAGADIIVCHMGLTTKGSIGAKTSKTLDDCVGLIDRWAAAAREVREDVIVLCHGGPIAMPDDAQYVLERCTGINGFYGASSMERLPTEVAIKEQIERFKKLTF